TGATCGTTTGAAAACGTGTGTAAGTATCTGAATAAAGTCCGCTCACTCGTAAGCCCGTTATATCTAGTTCCTCACCAACAATATAATCCGTTTTGTAAGGTAGTGATGATACAGAAATGCTTGATAATGTTGCTGCTTCTGTTGGATTCCATGTCACAATAATCGTTAGGATGTTATTCATTGGACCAGAACGAACAACAGAATCGACTACCCCACCAGTTACACCCGTTACAATTGGATTTTCTTTAAATGAATAGCCAGTTTCTGCAGTATAAACATACTTTGTTTTGTATGTTGTTGCGCCTGCGTAGTTTCCGCTTGCTGCAGACCATGAAGCACCATCGTTTTTAGACCATGTGACAGTTGGTGTTGCAGCTAGTCCAGTTGTGACTGTGTTGATTCCGTCCGCCATTTCCTCTCCCGCAACTGGTGCTGCTGTTCCAATTGATACACCATCCACAAATTGCAATGCACCTGTTACAGCCCACTTTACATCTATTGTTAGAGTGTCACCGTCCCTGTTCACAGATGATGGAATGACTGAGTACGAAACTACTGCTGGTGATGGAGGTACAGTAATATTTGTTTTAGAGATGGTTGAATCAAATTTAAACCCTCTGTCTGCCGTATAAACATACCGAGTCCAGTACTGAGTGACTGGTTGATAAAGTCCATCTGTGTCTTTCCAAGTCACTTTATTATCAGTTGACCATTTGACAACAAGCGATGTGTTATTGACTTGGTTTAAACCAGCATCCATCACTTCTCCGACTTTCGGTTGAATGGTGTTAATCGTGATTGGTTTTGGTAACGATGGTAATTGACCATTCGACTTAAATCGCTTAATGTCAATCAAATTACCTTTAGCATCGTAAAATTCAAATGAAGGATTACTGTATATAACAGTTGCGCCATTATTGGACAGTTTAATCGGCGCTAAAACCCAAGTAATGTTTCCATTTGACACGATTGAGTTAGCAGTACGATTAGTGTCATAGCTATCTAAAAGCTTTCCATCAGAACCGATAAATTTTGCACTTACTGTACCGGCTGGTGCTTTAAAGAAAACTGGCACAGATGCATAACTTTGACCACTAGGAATGTCACCTTCTAGGTAATCACCTTTCCAGTTGATTATTCCTGAACCTGCAACTATAGAATTAATACTCATTTTGTTTCCTACACCCGATAAATCCATATCAGAAGGAAGAGGCGTATTATCAGGTGGTGTTGTTGCCGAAATATAGGTATCAGTTTTTAAAAAATTTGACCCCGTCAACAAACCATCCGATCTGAATTTCTTTGTCGTGATGACACTGCCATTTGCATCGAAGAACTCAATTCTCGGCGCTGTATACGTTTCGATTTTGCCATCGTTGGCTAGCGTAATCCCAGCTAAAATATAACTGATATTTCCACCAGTCACGACAGAAAACGCAAGATCATTCGTATTGTAACTCTTTAATAAACTACCATCCGAGCCGTAATATTTAGCACTAACTGTGCCTGCTGGTGCTTTAAAGAAAACTGGCACATTTGCATAATTTAGGCCAGCAGGAAGATCACTTGGCAGATAAGATCCCTTCCATTCAATGGTTCCAGGTTGACCTGTAATATTTGACGTTCTAATCGAATTAATACTGATTTTGCTACCGACACCTGATAAGTCCATTTTTGCGATGTTTTCAGGTGTCGCACCTGCAGTTGATGCGTTAGTCGTTACATCAGTTGTTGTGAAAACGGATCCTGGTACATAACCATCTGACTTAAACGTCTTTGTTGCTAACGCAGATCCATCTTGATCCAAAAATACAAATCTAGGTGAAGTGATTTTTTCAACTTTCCCCTGACTGAATAAGGTAATAGGGACTAAAATATAAGTGATGGTATCATTTGAAACGACTGAAAATGCTGTATCAGATGTAGTATATAACCTCTGTAACGCGCCATTCGAATCATAATATCTTACACTTTTTGTGCCTGCGGGTGCTTTAAAGAAAACGGGTGCATTTGCATAATCTAGACCAGCAGGAATGTCACTTAATTGGTATGAACCAGTCCAAATAAGCGTACCGTCTGATGCAATATTAGGAAGGCTTACTTTCCCAGTTCCAACGACACCCGATAAATCCATATTTGATGTTGCACCAGCCGGTTTGGCTGTTTGAAATTCACCAAGTGCAAATGGTTTCGGCGTTAGCTCATCAATTCCTTGTGGTGTTACTTGTGCGGCATGTGCTGCAGGAACGAATATTGCAACTGGTGTAGCAATTGTACTAGCCAAGAGCATCGCACTTAAAGGTAGTGCAACAATTTTGCTTCTCCAAACTTTTTTGATTTTTTTACCTAGCATTTTCAATCCCCCATATTTAAATTTTAATACTTTAAAAGATTGAGTTACGTGATTCAAAAAAAGGAAAATTTCTCATAACGAGAAATTTACCTTTTCTTATGTGATTAAGTTACTAAGTTACTAATTTATTAATTTATTAACCTTTGCAACTAATGCAGTTCTTGTTTTTGAATCAAAAATACCCGTTTGTTTCAAGCCGCTCGCTTTTTGAAGCTTTTTGATTGCATCTGTTGTTCCTTTACCCAATTTACCGTCTACAACTAACTTACTATAACCAAGCTTGTTTAATGTTGCTTGTAGGAATTGAATACCATACTTCGTTTTTGCCTGTTCAACAGAAGGAATATTCGCTTCAATTAACCATACTTTCTTACCATTTACGATAATAGATGGAATAGCAGCCCATTTTGCATAAAGTGTCACATCTTTTGTTACAGCTTTTTTGAAGTCATATATAGTTGTGTAGGCTGTGCTTGTATACCAACCTTTAAATACATAACCTGCTCTTTTTGGATCAGCTGGTTTGGTTACAGAAGCATTATAATTTACTTTCATACTAGCAATTAGGCTTCCACCTTTTGTATCAAATCTCACTGTTGACTGAATAATTGTCCACTTCGCATAAAGTGTGATGTTATTCTTTACTTTTGTCGAGAAGTTGTAAGCTGTTGTACAAGCTGAATTTGTATACCAACCGCCAAATGTATAACCTACTCTTATTGGATTAGCTGGTTTTGTTACAGCAGTATTGTAATTTACTTTCGTACTACTAATTAAGCTTCCACCTTTTGTATCAAATCTCACCGTTGACTGAATAATTGTCCACTTCGCATAAAGTGTCATCGTATCTGTTACAGATGACGAGAAGTTGTAAGGTGATGTACAAGTTGAATCTGTGTACCAACCACCAAATGTGTAACCCTCTTTTGTAGGTACCGCTGGCTCAGTAGCCGTTCCAACTCCCTTAATTGTTTGACTTGTTACAGCACTACCACCAAGTGAATCAAATGAAACAACGTATTCTTTTATTCCTGTAGTTGCTTTCGCAACGTTTGAAATTCCCTCATTCAAACCGCCTGTTACGTTCAATCTGAACTGGTAAGAAACACCCATTTGCAATCCAGTTACTTTTGCACTATTCGAGATCGAAGTCACTTGTTTCTCTGTGTTTGCAGCACTCCAAGTCAATCCATTATCACTCGATTGTTCAATTTTCACTTGCGTTGCACCAACTGGAGTCAACCAGTTAAGTGCTACTTTATCAGATGTTACTGAAGCGCTCTTTAATGTATTGATCTCCATAGGAATGTTTAATTCATTCCAAATATCTGAGCTGTATTGACCATCAACCATTTCCTGCGGAGTTAAAGTTGAATCAGCATTTTTTTGATATAGATTCTTATATAAGACTTCCATATCCTTTGCGTCTACTACATTGTCACCATTTAAATTTTCAGGAACGTAAAGGATAGTAGCTGGTGCATTAGTTTGACCAAACTTATCAGCAACCTTCTTCACGTCAAGAACATCGATGACGCCATCTTCATTGACGTCTCCCGCTAGAGACATAGGTTGTTTCGATTTTATATCTGTGGCGATTATGCCAATTTGTTCTCCAGTTGAAGACGTTTGACTTAATTTAATTTTCTGTACACTCTTCAAATGATTCGGTGCTTCAATGACAATCTCATAATCATCATTAGACAATGGAATATTTCGAATGTTGAAATAGCCAGAAGGAGAAATTTCTGATGCTTGATATTTTTCTCCAGTTGATGATTTTGCATAAATGTTTACTTTATTTCTTACATCACCTTTAAATCCTTCTATTAAATCGACCACATTAGAAGACACAAATGAATGGTGATTATCCACTGAAATCTTCCTTGGATCTAATGTGACTTTAAAACCGAATTCATCTACACCTTCAATATTAATCGTATATTGACCATCCGGCATGTCGCTTTTCGGATACCACTTTAACCCATAAAGCGTGTCCTTATTTTTGAATGAAGTTGAATCAACTACCTTACCTTCTGAATCTTTCACATTAATTGCCCAATCAAGCTTCTTTAATGCAAAAGAAGAGATGCTAATTGGTGATTTCTGATTGACAACAACAGGCGTATCTTTCGTAATATTTGTTCCATTTCCTTCATAATAGGTTGAATTAATCAACATTTCAGGAGTATTCACATGTTTTCCATATTCGATATAACTAAAGTTATAAGCGTTATCAATGTTTCGAATCGCTACGCTTTCTGGATTTGAATCTAAATCAACTGAGTACGTTGATAAGGTATGACTTGATGTGGCAGGGGCTTCTACTCCAGTAACCTGTTTACCGTCTACATAGACGATTCCACCCATATAACCGCTACCGTTATCATTGTCTTTTGCATCCCACTGTACCTTGTATTTCGTTATGCCATTTTTAGTGAATGGCGTCACTCGAAGATTGCTAGCAACAGGGGCACTTGCATCTACTTTGATTGGCATTTTGACAACCTGTGGTGTTGCACCAGCATTGTCTAATGTTGTTTTAATGACCATCTGATAGTCGCCATCTGGAACGATTTTTCCGGTTTCATCTGTCATATCCCAGTATTCATCTTCTAATTTGTATGCATAGTCACCTGCATTAAAAATGTTTTTGGTGAAACGGATTGAATCACCTTCTTCATCTACGTAATTACTAAAATCTGTGATGTATTTGACACGGTTTCCATCCTTATCTTCTACATATACCTCGGCTTTGCTTAGATTTCTCAAGGCTGTGAATGACACATACGGCCCATAGATTGTTGATCTCGGTGATTCTGCAAGTCGGTCGGTATTGATTTTCCCGTTCACATACCCCATCGGTGTGTCCTCTGAACGTTGATCCCAAATCGCCGTATACCCTAAGTAATTATCACTATTTCCATAAACTGGTGCATCGATATTCTTTAGAGCATTCCAATCCCCAACAAATCCCATATATGGGACAGTTAATTGAGGGATGTCTTGATTTTTTGGCACAAGGCGAACGAAACCTTCAAGGAACGAATTTGGTTTGATATTTGTCGCATTTGTTAAATCAATTTGGAAGTTTAGCGTTTGCTTCGACCCTTTATCAACATGAACTGTAATGCCGGATGTGTTGGAGATTGGATCTCCGTACAGCGTTACTTTTGCACCTGTAACTCTCGTTGTCTTCATAGTTAACGAGTCTTTGAAATGATCATTCGTTCCATCATGATCAAGATCGAATTGATTACTTTGTTTCTCATCTGTTAACACATCAATATAGGCAGTATAATCTAATGTATCTGGTACCGTTTCGCCATTTAAAGCTTGAAGCGTTAAGTTAAATTTTGTTGTATTCCCCTTAATTTCTTTCAGTGCCACTGCCCCTGCTTTTTCAAGCGTGGTGTCACGGTTATAAACAAGAGCTGGCGTTTCGATCGCTTTATCAATCTGCATCATCCCTGCGCCTTGTCTTCTAGGTGAGTAAGGCGTATTTGTTGTGCTAGCTGGATCAGTCAGAATCTTTGATGTATTCATCAACATGATTTTCGCTTTCAGCGCCGTTGCCATGTCTTTCTTTTCGCCATTCTGTTTTAATGATTGAAGAACTAATGCAGCTCCTCCTGCTACGTGCGGCGAAGCCATCGAAGTACCACTGTACGTATCATACTTATTATCTTTAACGGTTGAATAGATATTTCCGCCAGGAGCGGTAATTTCAGGTTTAAACGTTAAGTCTTCTGGTGTTCCCCATGATGAGAAATCAGACATTTTTCCTGAAATCGGGTTTTTGACCCAGATACCATCATGGGTGAAAGACATTTTTAGTTTTTCGCCATTTTTTAGTCGATCAATAATCTTGTTCCCATCGACAACACTTGTTGTAACGATTGGAATGCCATCCAAATAAGTCGCTTGTTGTGCATAGTCTGAAGTTGATCTTAGAATAACGGCAGCTGCACCTCGAGTGGCTGGTCCCGTTTGATAAGAACCGAAGTTTTGAATCGGACCGTTATTGTTTAAGACAACAATCTTTCCTTTCACATCAATTCCTGCCAATTTAAGGTCGTTGAAATCCGCTGTTGTCCCTTGATTTGCATACACTAAATCATACTCTTTGTCCGAACCTAACGCATCAACCATATCAGCGTTTAGTTTCTGGTAGCCAAAAGTTGATCCGTCAGACAGTTTCATCTGATTGATTCTGATTTGATCATTTTCATACGATGCAACTTGAAGTGCATAAGGACTATTACCCGGTGAACCGACTAATCCGATATCTGGATTATCCGCATAAGGTGTAGCAGATTGCGGGAATCCCAAGGTGTTATACGTGCTATAAAAAGAATTACCAGCCGCTGCGACGACGACAACACCTTGTTCAACAGCATTTCGAATGGCTTTTTCGGTTGGAGCGATTGCTTCATCCGTTGATCCTGCTGGTGTTCCTAAACTTAGATTGATAACATCTGCACCCATCTCGACAGCATGTTGGATCCCTGCAATGATGTCATCCTCAGACGCTCCGCCACCTGCATCAGGAAATACTTTTTCCGCAAGGATTTGCGCGCCTGGTGCGATCCCGACAACGCCGTTGTTGTTTTCATCACCGTTTGCACCTACTGTTCCTGCGACATGCATTCCATGGGCCTCTTCGCCTGGCATCGGATCGTTATCCTTATCAGCCCAGTCATACCCTGTTGGGACTTTATCCGTGAAAAATTGATCATTTACCGGCGTGCTAGCTAGTTTATCTTTTAGATTGTCACTCGTTAAACGAGCTTGTTGTTTCCCTTTTTCAGTTAGTGTCATATCATGGTGTCGATAATCCACTCCAGTGTCGACAACCGCTACAACCATGCCTTCACCTTGCAAATTGTGCTTTTCCCAAGCCTGTTGTGCATTCACCATTGATTTGCTTGAAACCATTTCATGTTCATATGTTCGCGCTACGTGAACACTCGCTACGTTTGGTAATTTCTTAATCGCTTTTAGATTCTTATATTCTGTTTCAATACTAACGCCATTAATCCCAATGGAATAGTCATGGCGGACCTTACCCTTGATGCCTTTTTGACGAATGTCTTTCTTTATTCTGTCATGTGACTTTTTAAATTCACTTCTTTTACCTTTTTCATCTTTTGCATTTTTGGCAGGCGCATCTTTTAATTCAACAATGAATCTCACTTTTTTGTTTGGATCAATTGTTGGATCAATGCTTTCCTCCTTTGATTTCTTCAATGCCTTATACATACCCGTTGGGTCATTCTTTTTTGCATTACCAAATAGAGGTGATGCAACAGTTTTTTCCTTTGGCGTTTCGCCACTCAGCACAAATCCTGAATGATTTTCTGTCGAAGCTTTAGCTATGGGTCCGCTAGCATATGCTGGAACACCACTTGACATTAATATTGCAGCTGCAGATAGTGCAGCAATACTCTTACTTGACCGTAGTCTCATTTCTCTTCTCCCCCTTAAATGATAAAATCTTATATATCTCTAAAAATTTCAACAATTTTCTGACCATTCTAAATTATACTTGAGGGCTATCTGCACAGTAAATTGGGGAAATTTCATGTAAAATGATAATAAATTGGGGATAGTTTGATAAAAAATATAGAATAATCTACCCTTTTTCCTTTGTCTTACTTTGATTTTTATAAAAAAAGAAGTTGGGGGAATTTCCTGCAAAATGATAATAAATTGGATATGCTTCAATAAAAACTTAGAATAAACCATATTTTTCCTTTGTTTTACTTCATTTTTTCGAAAATAGAAGTTGGGGGAATTCGTCCTCGGTATATTAAATTTTATAGATACAACTCTTTTTGAATAATTACAGTTTATTGAACAAGCTAGAAGCACATTAAAAAGACCTCTTCAGCAAACTGAGAGGTCTCAAAAAAATATATGGGGTTATTTTAGAAATTCTGTATATTATTTTTTACTATCAAGAATTTAGATAAAATATTTGACAATCATATTTGCTATACAAAAACACTCGGTAAATATGATTTGTGTTTCTCTTCTAAATCCTTACAATTATGTACCAAATTTTACAACTGACTTCTTCCCTTTTATCCTCAAATTCGCCTCTATTTATGGTAAGGTTCATTCCTGTTAATCCTAAAAGCTCGATAGATCTGCTCCACCAATACCAATTTCATTAATTGATGTGGAAAAGTCATTTTTGAAAATGACAGTGTATCATCCGCTCTTTTCATCACAGCATCACTTAGACCTAATGACCCACCAATCACAAATGCTACTTTGCTGTTTCCATATGTGGCAAGTTGATCTATTTTTTTTGCTAGTGATTCGGACGTATGTTCCTTCCCCTTAATTGCTAATGCAATTACATAAGCGTCTTCTGCTATTTTACTTAAAATTCTTTCGCCTTCTTTTTCCTTAACGATTAACATGTCTGCATCGCTTAAATTCTCTGGTGCCTTTTCATCTGGCACTTCGATTATGTCCATTTTTGCATAACTAGATAATCGTTTTATGTATTCATCGATCCCCATCTTTAAATACTTTTCTTTTAACTTTCCAACACTGATAATTGAGATATTCACACTATATCCTCACTTTACAAACAAGTTATCCACAAAAGTTATCCACATACCCACATTTTCTATCCACATTTAGTGGGAGAATCTATGTTCGATACAATATATATGGCATCATTTTGACAATATTCACAGGTTGTGGATATATTGTGCGTTTTTTCGACTTTATTCAACAGTGGTGTTTCACTATACTTATCCACAAAATCGTCAAGAGCCCATTCTACATGCTCATCACAGCTTAAAATTGTTTTTTCCACTTATACACAGCTCCTTTTTTTAGCACATAAAGAAAACTCGTCGATTGTCGAGCCTCTTAGGCGAAGTCAGAGGCGTAGTTGCACTTATACTTACTTCGCAAAATTGACGACTACGTCGAGTTCCATTCCTAATGCCCAACTTATTATTTTTTAACGAAAAAAAAGGGGAGCGAGTAAACTCTCCCCTTAAGTATGTGCTTTGTTTTATACATACACTATATCTGTTGGTTTTTGAGGGTCCGTATCATGAATATCAAATTGCATCCCAACTTCAAATCCTTTTCCCTCTAATGTTTGTGTAACAGACATTCTGGCAAGCTCTTTCATATTATTATCTTGGCTTAAATGAGCAAGATAAATACGTTTTGTTTTATCTCCTATTACATCTGACATGGCAAGTGCAGCATCCTCATTTGATACGTGACCAACATCGCTTAAAATACGACGTTTAATGCTCCATGGATATCTACCCATGCGTAGCATTTCGACATCATGGTTACTTTCAAAAATGTACATATCTGCGTTAGAAATGATCCCCTTCATTCGGTCACTTACATAGCCTGTATCGGTAATTGTAACAAATTTTTTCTTGTTATGATGAAATACGTAAAACATTGGTTCAGCAGCATCATGTGATACACCAAATGATTCAACTTCAATATCCCCAAACTGGATCGTCGTTTCCATGTTAAAAATGAACTTTTGCTCTGTTGGAATTTCTCCAATTAAATGGTTCATTGCTTTCCATGTTTTTTCATTAGCGTATATTGGGATTTGATATCTTCTGGCAAGAACTCCAAGTCCTTTAATATGATCACTATGCTCATGCGTGACTAGAATGCCGGAAACTTCTTTTATATCCCTGTTGATTTCTTTAAATAAAGACTCCATCGCTTTACCGCTTAGTCCTGTATCAACTAAAAGCTTAGTTTTCTCCGTCCCAACGTATAACGCATTTCCGGTACTTCCACTTGCAAGTACACTAAAATGCAGACTCATCGCTATTCACTCCATTGTTCTTTATCTATCTTAATTATTTGCCCCTCAATGGCATTGACAAAGTAATCTTGCTGTTCATTGACAACTATATGCCACGCTGGTGCTATGAATTTAACTCCATTCGATAACGGGATTACAGTATAATAGCCAAAATCAACTTTTGTAATTCGATCACTCGGTTTTAATTCATCTTTCACAAATAGATTTTCAATGGCTTTAATTGCCGGTAAAGCTTCTTGAACATTCTTTTTATCGA
This genomic interval from Gottfriedia acidiceleris contains the following:
- a CDS encoding InlB B-repeat-containing protein, encoding MRLRSSKSIAALSAAAILMSSGVPAYASGPIAKASTENHSGFVLSGETPKEKTVASPLFGNAKKNDPTGMYKALKKSKEESIDPTIDPNKKVRFIVELKDAPAKNAKDEKGKRSEFKKSHDRIKKDIRQKGIKGKVRHDYSIGINGVSIETEYKNLKAIKKLPNVASVHVARTYEHEMVSSKSMVNAQQAWEKHNLQGEGMVVAVVDTGVDYRHHDMTLTEKGKQQARLTSDNLKDKLASTPVNDQFFTDKVPTGYDWADKDNDPMPGEEAHGMHVAGTVGANGDENNNGVVGIAPGAQILAEKVFPDAGGGASEDDIIAGIQHAVEMGADVINLSLGTPAGSTDEAIAPTEKAIRNAVEQGVVVVAAAGNSFYSTYNTLGFPQSATPYADNPDIGLVGSPGNSPYALQVASYENDQIRINQMKLSDGSTFGYQKLNADMVDALGSDKEYDLVYANQGTTADFNDLKLAGIDVKGKIVVLNNNGPIQNFGSYQTGPATRGAAAVILRSTSDYAQQATYLDGIPIVTTSVVDGNKIIDRLKNGEKLKMSFTHDGIWVKNPISGKMSDFSSWGTPEDLTFKPEITAPGGNIYSTVKDNKYDTYSGTSMASPHVAGGAALVLQSLKQNGEKKDMATALKAKIMLMNTSKILTDPASTTNTPYSPRRQGAGMMQIDKAIETPALVYNRDTTLEKAGAVALKEIKGNTTKFNLTLQALNGETVPDTLDYTAYIDVLTDEKQSNQFDLDHDGTNDHFKDSLTMKTTRVTGAKVTLYGDPISNTSGITVHVDKGSKQTLNFQIDLTNATNIKPNSFLEGFVRLVPKNQDIPQLTVPYMGFVGDWNALKNIDAPVYGNSDNYLGYTAIWDQRSEDTPMGYVNGKINTDRLAESPRSTIYGPYVSFTALRNLSKAEVYVEDKDGNRVKYITDFSNYVDEEGDSIRFTKNIFNAGDYAYKLEDEYWDMTDETGKIVPDGDYQMVIKTTLDNAGATPQVVKMPIKVDASAPVASNLRVTPFTKNGITKYKVQWDAKDNDNGSGYMGGIVYVDGKQVTGVEAPATSSHTLSTYSVDLDSNPESVAIRNIDNAYNFSYIEYGKHVNTPEMLINSTYYEGNGTNITKDTPVVVNQKSPISISSFALKKLDWAINVKDSEGKVVDSTSFKNKDTLYGLKWYPKSDMPDGQYTINIEGVDEFGFKVTLDPRKISVDNHHSFVSSNVVDLIEGFKGDVRNKVNIYAKSSTGEKYQASEISPSGYFNIRNIPLSNDDYEIVIEAPNHLKSVQKIKLSQTSSTGEQIGIIATDIKSKQPMSLAGDVNEDGVIDVLDVKKVADKFGQTNAPATILYVPENLNGDNVVDAKDMEVLYKNLYQKNADSTLTPQEMVDGQYSSDIWNELNIPMEINTLKSASVTSDKVALNWLTPVGATQVKIEQSSDNGLTWSAANTEKQVTSISNSAKVTGLQMGVSYQFRLNVTGGLNEGISNVAKATTGIKEYVVSFDSLGGSAVTSQTIKGVGTATEPAVPTKEGYTFGGWYTDSTCTSPYNFSSSVTDTMTLYAKWTIIQSTVRFDTKGGSLISSTKVNYNTAVTKPANPIRVGYTFGGWYTNSACTTAYNFSTKVKNNITLYAKWTIIQSTVRFDTKGGSLIASMKVNYNASVTKPADPKRAGYVFKGWYTSTAYTTIYDFKKAVTKDVTLYAKWAAIPSIIVNGKKVWLIEANIPSVEQAKTKYGIQFLQATLNKLGYSKLVVDGKLGKGTTDAIKKLQKASGLKQTGIFDSKTRTALVAKVNKLIN
- a CDS encoding Ig-like domain-containing protein, which gives rise to MLGKKIKKVWRSKIVALPLSAMLLASTIATPVAIFVPAAHAAQVTPQGIDELTPKPFALGEFQTAKPAGATSNMDLSGVVGTGKVSLPNIASDGTLIWTGSYQLSDIPAGLDYANAPVFFKAPAGTKSVRYYDSNGALQRLYTTSDTAFSVVSNDTITYILVPITLFSQGKVEKITSPRFVFLDQDGSALATKTFKSDGYVPGSVFTTTDVTTNASTAGATPENIAKMDLSGVGSKISINSIRTSNITGQPGTIEWKGSYLPSDLPAGLNYANVPVFFKAPAGTVSAKYYGSDGSLLKSYNTNDLAFSVVTGGNISYILAGITLANDGKIETYTAPRIEFFDANGSVITTKKFRSDGLLTGSNFLKTDTYISATTPPDNTPLPSDMDLSGVGNKMSINSIVAGSGIINWKGDYLEGDIPSGQSYASVPVFFKAPAGTVSAKFIGSDGKLLDSYDTNRTANSIVSNGNITWVLAPIKLSNNGATVIYSNPSFEFYDAKGNLIDIKRFKSNGQLPSLPKPITINTIQPKVGEVMDAGLNQVNNTSLVVKWSTDNKVTWKDTDGLYQPVTQYWTRYVYTADRGFKFDSTISKTNITVPPSPAVVSYSVIPSSVNRDGDTLTIDVKWAVTGALQFVDGVSIGTAAPVAGEEMADGINTVTTGLAATPTVTWSKNDGASWSAASGNYAGATTYKTKYVYTAETGYSFKENPIVTGVTGGVVDSVVRSGPMNNILTIIVTWNPTEAATLSSISVSSLPYKTDYIVGEELDITGLRVSGLYSDTYTRFQTITMANISGFDPSKVGTQTITVTVGEKTATFDVTVSLHPDQVAANDVISAINALPTTITLKDKEAVNAAESKYNGLTSAQKLLVTNYSKLTTALNVITSLENQATAKVVIDQINSLTPTIANKAKYIAAQTAYNALSADQKQLVTNYNKVTSGLSIIAGLEKIAADKTKPVISGVVSGKTYKVGTIVKYSDNLGIKSALLNNKTFVSGTAIKVAGTYTLVVTDKNNNVTTVKFTIKAIPAVPTINTVTTKSTTVTGKAEKGCTVTVKVGTKVYKAVNVTSNGTYTVKITKPTKNTVITVTVKDALGQTSTKTYKVTK
- a CDS encoding MBL fold metallo-hydrolase; the protein is MSLHFSVLASGSTGNALYVGTEKTKLLVDTGLSGKAMESLFKEINRDIKEVSGILVTHEHSDHIKGLGVLARRYQIPIYANEKTWKAMNHLIGEIPTEQKFIFNMETTIQFGDIEVESFGVSHDAAEPMFYVFHHNKKKFVTITDTGYVSDRMKGIISNADMYIFESNHDVEMLRMGRYPWSIKRRILSDVGHVSNEDAALAMSDVIGDKTKRIYLAHLSQDNNMKELARMSVTQTLEGKGFEVGMQFDIHDTDPQKPTDIVYV
- a CDS encoding CxxH/CxxC protein; this translates as MEKTILSCDEHVEWALDDFVDKYSETPLLNKVEKTHNISTTCEYCQNDAIYIVSNIDSPTKCG
- the rlmH gene encoding 23S rRNA (pseudouridine(1915)-N(3))-methyltransferase RlmH, producing MNISIISVGKLKEKYLKMGIDEYIKRLSSYAKMDIIEVPDEKAPENLSDADMLIVKEKEGERILSKIAEDAYVIALAIKGKEHTSESLAKKIDQLATYGNSKVAFVIGGSLGLSDAVMKRADDTLSFSKMTFPHQLMKLVLVEQIYRAFRINRNEPYHK